In Streptomyces erythrochromogenes, the DNA window GGACCGACCCCGGGCCCCGCACGGCGGCACATGAGGCCGTACACGCCCGAAACGCAGCATTTCGCGCATTTCGCGGCACGCCCGGCCCCACCCCCGTCAGTGCACGGACCGCAGGTGGACGACGTCGCCGGCCCCCACCGCCTCGTGGGTGCCTTCGGCCGTACGGATCACCAGGCGGCCATCGGTGTCGACGGCTTCGGCCGTTCCGGTGAGGGTGCGCCCGCCGGGGAGTTCCGCGCGCACGTGCCGGCCGAGGGTGGCGCAGCCCGCCGCGTAGGTCTCCTGGAGCCCGCTGGCCGCCGGGTCGCCGCCGGCGGCGCGCCAGTTCCCGTACCACTCCTCCAGGGACCGCAGCACGGCCTTCAGCAGGGGCTCGCGGTCGGTCACCGTGGCCTTGGCCAGCAGCAGCGACCCGGCGGCCGGAACCGGGAGCTCCTCCTCGGTCAGGGTGACGTTGAGCCCGATGCCGACGATCACGCCGTCCTCGACCCGCTCGGCGAGGATGCCGCCGGTCTTGCGTTCCTCCCCCTCCACACTGACCAGCAGGTCGTTGGGCCACTTGAGGGCGGTGTCCACGCCGGCGGCCCGGGAGAGCCCGGTCGCGGTGGCCACGCCGGCCAGGAGGGTCAGCCACCCCCACTGCTCCTGCGGCACCGCGTCGCCCGGCTTGAACAGCACGGAGAAGAACAGCCCGGACCGGGCGGGAGCGACCCAGCTCCGGTCGAGCCGGCCGCGTCCGGCGCTCTGCTCCTCGGCGACGATCACGGCCCCCTCGGGCAGCTCCGCCGCCCGCGTGGCAAGGTCGGTATTGGTGGACCCGGTGGAGGCGACCACCTCCAGCGAGGTCCACAGCCCGTCCCCGGTGACGAGGGCCCGCCGCAGCGCGGCGGCATTGAGCGGCGGCCGGTCCAGGCTCGACCAACGACCTGCGGAGGCTCCGGCTGATGCATCTGATGGCGTCATGCAACCCAATGTAGGTGTGTCAAACGCCGCACTGCCGAGCGCCATGCCCGCCGATACGCTACGCACCAGTAGCCAGCAGTAGTCAATCAATTGACCAGGCAGTTGACACCATGCAGGGAGCCGCGACCCCGATGTCACATCCGTCAGAGCCGATCGACATGCACACCACCGCGGGCAAGATCGCGGATCTGCAGCGCCGCATCGACGAAGCCACCCACGCCGGTTCCGCCCGCGCCGTGGAGAAGCAGCACGCCAAGGGCAAGCTGACGGCGCGTGAGCGGGTTGCCCTACTGCTGGACGAGGGATCCTTCGTCGAGCTGGACGAGTTCGCCCGGCACCGTTCCACCAACTTCGGGCTGGAGAAGACCCGCCCCTACGGCGACGGCGTCGTCACCGGCTACGGCACGGTCGACGGGCGCCCCGTCGCCGTGTTCTCGCAGGACTTCACCGTCTTCGGCGGGGCCCTCGGCGAGACCTTCGGCCAGAAGATCATGAAGGTCATGGACTTCGCGCTGAAGACCGGCTGCCCGCTCGTCGGCATCAACGACTCCGGCGGCGCCCGCATCCAGGAGGGTGTCAGCGCGCTGGGCATGTACGGCGAGATCTTCCGCCGCAACGTCCACGCCTCGGGCGTGATCCCGCAGATCAG includes these proteins:
- a CDS encoding biotin--[acetyl-CoA-carboxylase] ligase; translated protein: MTPSDASAGASAGRWSSLDRPPLNAAALRRALVTGDGLWTSLEVVASTGSTNTDLATRAAELPEGAVIVAEEQSAGRGRLDRSWVAPARSGLFFSVLFKPGDAVPQEQWGWLTLLAGVATATGLSRAAGVDTALKWPNDLLVSVEGEERKTGGILAERVEDGVIVGIGLNVTLTEEELPVPAAGSLLLAKATVTDREPLLKAVLRSLEEWYGNWRAAGGDPAASGLQETYAAGCATLGRHVRAELPGGRTLTGTAEAVDTDGRLVIRTAEGTHEAVGAGDVVHLRSVH